One genomic segment of Hippoglossus hippoglossus isolate fHipHip1 chromosome 22, fHipHip1.pri, whole genome shotgun sequence includes these proteins:
- the grem1b gene encoding gremlin-1, whose amino-acid sequence MANSTRIFCSMVFIIGLLSSPVDSKRNRGSQGAIPHPDKSNPNESEQQPQTPQAGSGSRQRQGSSSPADEVLESSQEALHITERQYLKRDWCKTQPLKQTIHEEGCVSRTIINRFCYGQCNSFYIPRHIRREEGAFQSCSFCKPKRFTTMTFTLNCPDQQPPTKKKRIQRVKQCRCISIDLD is encoded by the coding sequence ATGGCCAACTCGACGCGTATCTTTTGCAGTATGGTTTTCATCATCGGGCTGCTCTCCTCTCCCGTGGACTCGAAAAGAAATCGGGGTTCACAAGGCGCCATTCCTCATCCTGACAAAAGCAACCCAAACGAATCGGAGCAGCAACCGCAGACTCCGCAGGCGGGCTCCGGGTCCCGGCAGAGGCAGGGCTCGTCCTCGCCGGCTGACGAGGTGCTGGAGTCCAGCCAGGAAGCTCTGCACATCACGGAGCGCCAGTATTTGAAACGGGACTGGTGCAAGACGCAGCCGCTCAAACAGACCATCCACGAGGAGGGCTGCGTCAGCCGCACCATCATCAACCGCTTCTGCTACGGACAGTGCAACTCCTTCTACATCCCCAGGCACATCCGCAGGGAGGAGGGAGCCTTCCAGTCCTGCTCTTTCTGCAAACCCAAGCGTTTTACCACCATGACGTTTACTTTGAACTGTCCGGACCAGCAGCCACCCACCAAGAAGAAACGCATCCAGCGCGTCAAACAGTGCCGCTGCATATCCATAGACCTggactaa